The DNA segment CGTTTTTGATGCGGATCCAGTGGCTTAACATGCCGCGTGGCGCTTCAATCATGGCGTGACCCACATATTCCTTACTCGGATCAATGTGTGGCTTCACATAGGTGGTTTCATCGGATTGAATATTAGTGAGCAGGGCATCGAAGGTTCTGAGGCCTTCCTGCGCCACGATAACCGTTTGCAGCATACGTGCAGCGGTGCGGCCTAAGGTGGTGAACAGGGCTTCAACCGGCAGACCCGTGCGAGCCAGCAGCGCATTGACGGCATCGACGACTACTTTGTTGCCACGGGCATAGCTCACCAGCAGGCAGGACAATGGACCTACTTCGACCGGTTCGCCTTGATAGCGGGGCGATTTTACCCAAGAGTATTTGCCATCGCCATCTAAGGTGGGCAGTTTGCCATAAACCGTATCGCGCTCAACAAAGCCGGTGTAGTTGGGGATAGTTGTGCCATCGTAGGGATGCTGCGGCGCATCGGCGCTATACCAGGCATGGCTGACGTCTTCGGCGATAAGCTCTGGGTTAATATCGCTCACACCCGCTAAGTCGCCCTTCATGATCACGCCTTGGTCGAACAGATATTCGCCATTGGCAAGCACAAAGTCATTGGTCGCCATGAAGTTTTTAACGTTCACGCCGCCAAGTACGCTGGCTTCACCACCAAAGGCTTCCGCCGCCATGACGATATCCGCTTGATAGGCACGCAAAATAAAGTCGGTCACTATCGCGTGTTTTTGTTTCCACTCCTGCAGACGCGCAGGGCTTAACATATCGCGAACTGAGGTGACACCGCCGACAACCAATGATTGTGGATGCGGCTGTTTACCGCCAAAAATCGCCAGCATTTCGGCGGCAACCCTTTGTACTTCAAGGGCTTTGAGGTAGTGCGACAGGGCAATCAGGTTTTGCTCTGGGGTAAATTTATAGGTGCCATTGCCCCAGTAAGCGTTAGCGAAGGGGCCGAGTTTACCAGTTTCGACAAAGCCTTTCACCCGCTCTTGCACCGCTCTTAATTCACCTTCGCCCGCGGCAATCGGCTTATCGGTATATTTCAGGGCGACCTGAGCAGCTTTAGCGGGATCGGCACTTAAGGCCGAGACCACATCGACCCAGTCTAAACCGTGTAGATGATAAAAATGCACTATATGGTCATGCATATAGAGCGAGGTTTGCATTAAGGAACGTAGGTATTTAGCGTTTAACGGGATTTGAATGCCTAAGGCATTTTCCACCGCTTCAGTACCACAGCGATAGTGGGAATAGGTACAAACACCGCAGATCCGCTGCACGATAAGACCCACGTCCATTGGCGTGCGGCCCTTGAGGATGACTTCAATACCGCGCCACAGGGTAGAGGATGACCATGCCTTGTTGATGACATTATTCTCATCAACTTCGACTTCAATACGTAAGTGACCCTCGATACGGGTGATAGGGTCGATAACAACGCGCTTGCTCATGGGTTATTCCTCCAGCGGCTTGGCAAAAATACTGGCAACGGCGTGGGCTCCAATGCCGACGACAGTCGCGCCTAAAATCACCGCACCGACGGTGTCTGCGGTCGCATCCAATCCATGGAGGAGTTGACGACCAAGGGGTTTTTCAAAATCGGCCATATCATCCCAGAAGTTAGGTTCTGAGCAGCCCATACAACCGT comes from the Shewanella mangrovisoli genome and includes:
- the hyaB gene encoding nickel-dependent hydrogenase large subunit; the protein is MSKRVVIDPITRIEGHLRIEVEVDENNVINKAWSSSTLWRGIEVILKGRTPMDVGLIVQRICGVCTYSHYRCGTEAVENALGIQIPLNAKYLRSLMQTSLYMHDHIVHFYHLHGLDWVDVVSALSADPAKAAQVALKYTDKPIAAGEGELRAVQERVKGFVETGKLGPFANAYWGNGTYKFTPEQNLIALSHYLKALEVQRVAAEMLAIFGGKQPHPQSLVVGGVTSVRDMLSPARLQEWKQKHAIVTDFILRAYQADIVMAAEAFGGEASVLGGVNVKNFMATNDFVLANGEYLFDQGVIMKGDLAGVSDINPELIAEDVSHAWYSADAPQHPYDGTTIPNYTGFVERDTVYGKLPTLDGDGKYSWVKSPRYQGEPVEVGPLSCLLVSYARGNKVVVDAVNALLARTGLPVEALFTTLGRTAARMLQTVIVAQEGLRTFDALLTNIQSDETTYVKPHIDPSKEYVGHAMIEAPRGMLSHWIRIKNGVIENYQAVVPTTWNAGPVDANGKIGPYEASLIGLKLEDPTKPLEVIRIIHSFDPCMACSVHVMDFKGQALSEFRVSPNGQ